One stretch of Chryseobacterium indologenes DNA includes these proteins:
- a CDS encoding SusC/RagA family TonB-linked outer membrane protein gives MRKETQKLLVLSLLGLFSANLTAQQKAKKDTIKGLDEVVVTALGIKRQDKSLGYSTQTVTSEEILKTQNNNWAQALEGKVAGLKIQTAGAGPLGTSRITLRGDISMSMGNNDALIVVDGVPLSGKKTGTGTAAYGAGSGGDLPIDYGDSFNSINPDDIESISILKGPTASALYGSRGSRGAIMITTKSGKSKKGRVQIAFNSYSSYDSVLKWPDYQYEYGQGTQQRDKNGNYYYSYGASADGVNTGSTSSAFGPKFAGQYYFQYDPNVEGQSLERQLWRPYKNNIKDFWQVGSNYSNSLSVEHSNETTAFRTSLSYLKNEWMMPNTGLDRFNAALSLDHKLSSRLKIGTKVNFSQTKSDNLPATGYNNQSISYFMIFQNPNVDLAWYRPIWKKGQDQIDQIHPFSSYIDNPYLIAYENLNGTNKKTITGNINISYQLGKNLDIAYKTGLEWNNEFRTQRRPWSSANYAKGYYREQYIRYMDLNNDVLFTYKNKFGNFGITASAGGNIRYHEYTMNDYRGNGLNKPGLYQLSNATQVEYKLPKPNDNQVNSVYALANFSYKDMIFLDVTARNDWSSTLPAHNRSYFYPSVSSSFILSDIFKLKSDQLNFWKLRLSWSKVGNDTYTYMLDKYYENSGFVGSVESPLLYPNPNLKPEMITNIEGGMDFTLLKNRLTFNFTAYQNNSKDQSIIIPMLFETGYNKRIINAGELRNRGIEMTLNAFPIKNKNFSWNVSANWSMNRNKILSLPEEYQGKPYTMGSIGGVVFYDAVVGGSLGDMYGAGLLYSPDGQVIYDAKDGLTAKSTEMKKIGNAYPKWRAGLQNEFRYKNITVSFSFDGQYKGIAYSHSHHKMSEQGKLTHTLVGRDNPGGLIVGQGVVQNPDGSFSPNTKGVPVSTYYGDYYRRANVETNSFDTSFLKLRDARISYSFPKSIVEPLKLTDITLAVFGRNLWMWTKFPLFDPEAATLDDSTITPGVEMGQLPQARTIGFQLNVKF, from the coding sequence ATGCGTAAAGAGACACAAAAGTTGTTGGTTTTGTCGCTGTTAGGACTATTCAGCGCCAATCTAACGGCTCAGCAGAAAGCTAAAAAAGATACCATTAAAGGACTTGACGAAGTAGTGGTGACTGCCTTGGGAATCAAAAGGCAAGATAAGTCTTTAGGGTATTCTACTCAGACGGTTACCTCTGAAGAAATTCTAAAGACCCAAAATAATAACTGGGCACAAGCTTTAGAAGGTAAAGTAGCCGGATTAAAGATTCAGACAGCCGGGGCAGGGCCATTAGGTACCAGCCGTATCACGCTTCGTGGAGACATTTCGATGAGTATGGGGAATAATGATGCTTTGATTGTTGTGGATGGCGTTCCTTTGAGTGGAAAAAAAACAGGAACCGGAACAGCTGCTTATGGAGCAGGTTCAGGAGGGGACCTTCCCATTGATTACGGAGACAGTTTTAACAGTATTAACCCTGATGATATTGAATCTATTTCTATCTTAAAAGGACCTACCGCATCTGCATTGTACGGCTCCAGAGGTTCCAGAGGAGCCATTATGATTACCACCAAATCCGGGAAAAGTAAAAAAGGCAGAGTTCAGATTGCCTTTAACTCCTATTCAAGCTATGATTCTGTACTGAAATGGCCGGATTACCAATATGAATATGGACAGGGAACTCAGCAAAGGGATAAAAACGGAAATTATTATTACTCTTATGGAGCTTCAGCTGATGGAGTGAATACAGGATCAACAAGTAGCGCCTTCGGACCGAAGTTTGCCGGACAATATTACTTCCAGTACGATCCCAATGTAGAAGGGCAAAGCTTGGAAAGACAGCTTTGGAGACCTTATAAAAATAATATTAAAGACTTCTGGCAGGTAGGATCTAATTATTCAAACAGCTTATCAGTAGAACACTCCAATGAGACCACTGCGTTCAGGACTTCCCTTAGCTATCTGAAAAATGAATGGATGATGCCTAATACAGGCCTGGACAGATTCAACGCGGCTTTATCCTTAGACCACAAACTAAGCAGCAGATTGAAAATAGGAACCAAAGTAAATTTTAGTCAGACGAAAAGTGATAACCTCCCTGCAACTGGATATAACAACCAGTCCATCTCTTATTTCATGATTTTCCAGAATCCAAACGTTGATCTTGCATGGTACAGACCTATCTGGAAGAAAGGGCAGGATCAAATAGACCAGATTCACCCTTTCAGTTCTTATATTGACAATCCTTACCTGATTGCTTATGAAAATCTGAATGGAACTAATAAAAAAACAATTACGGGAAACATTAATATTAGTTACCAGCTGGGCAAAAATCTTGATATAGCCTATAAAACCGGCTTGGAATGGAACAACGAATTCCGTACTCAAAGAAGACCATGGAGCTCTGCCAACTATGCGAAAGGCTACTACAGAGAACAGTACATACGATACATGGATCTGAATAATGATGTGTTATTCACCTATAAAAATAAATTCGGAAACTTTGGAATAACAGCATCGGCCGGAGGAAATATAAGGTATCACGAATATACCATGAATGATTACAGAGGAAACGGGCTTAATAAACCCGGACTTTACCAGCTTTCTAATGCCACTCAGGTAGAATACAAACTTCCAAAGCCTAATGATAATCAGGTAAACAGTGTGTATGCATTGGCAAACTTTAGCTATAAAGACATGATTTTCCTGGATGTGACGGCAAGAAATGACTGGAGCAGTACACTGCCGGCTCATAACAGATCTTATTTTTATCCATCTGTATCATCTTCCTTCATATTATCGGACATTTTTAAATTAAAATCAGACCAGTTAAATTTCTGGAAGCTGAGATTATCATGGTCTAAAGTGGGAAATGATACCTATACTTACATGCTTGACAAATATTATGAAAACAGTGGATTTGTAGGATCTGTAGAATCTCCGTTACTATATCCAAACCCGAATCTGAAACCGGAAATGATCACCAATATTGAAGGAGGTATGGATTTTACTCTTTTGAAAAACAGGCTGACCTTCAACTTTACGGCCTATCAGAATAATTCCAAAGATCAGTCGATTATTATTCCGATGTTGTTTGAAACAGGATATAATAAGAGGATCATCAATGCAGGAGAGTTGAGAAACAGAGGGATTGAAATGACTTTAAATGCTTTTCCAATCAAGAATAAAAACTTCTCGTGGAATGTAAGTGCCAACTGGTCTATGAACAGAAACAAGATTCTTTCTCTCCCTGAAGAGTATCAGGGAAAACCTTATACAATGGGAAGTATAGGCGGAGTAGTGTTTTATGATGCTGTAGTAGGAGGCTCTCTAGGTGATATGTATGGTGCCGGATTATTGTATTCACCGGATGGACAGGTAATTTATGATGCAAAGGACGGCTTAACAGCTAAGTCTACAGAAATGAAAAAAATAGGAAATGCTTATCCGAAATGGAGAGCAGGTCTTCAAAATGAATTCAGATACAAAAATATTACAGTAAGCTTCTCATTTGATGGCCAGTATAAAGGGATTGCTTACTCTCATTCACATCACAAAATGTCTGAACAGGGAAAACTGACCCATACCCTTGTAGGAAGAGATAATCCCGGAGGCTTAATCGTTGGGCAGGGAGTTGTTCAGAATCCTGATGGAAGCTTTTCTCCGAATACTAAAGGAGTTCCTGTTTCTACGTACTATGGAGATTATTATAGAAGAGCCAATGTGGAAACTAACTCATTTGACACTTCATTCCTTAAGTTGAGAGATGCAAGAATCTCTTATTCTTTCCCAAAATCAATTGTGGAGCCCTTAAAGCTTACAGATATTACCCTTGCAGTATTCGGAAGAAACCTTTGGATGTGGACGAAGTTCCCATTATTTGATCCGGAAGCCGCTACATTGGACGATTCCACCATTACACCGGGCGTTGAGATGGGACAGCTGCCTCAGGCCAGAACCATAGGATTCCAGCTAAATGTTAAATTTTAA
- a CDS encoding SusD/RagB family nutrient-binding outer membrane lipoprotein, which produces MKKLIYICSFLALVGSTVSCDRSLDEINKDTSRINVPVASALLVPIQYNMAAVGYNRANDFTFDLMQVSLDFPNEGNSLSRYYLTERTGNGYWDNSYRWLKQVDDLKKAAISEGDKNYQAISMVLNAWMYSNLTDTYGDVPFSEASQLDDKIMYPKFDRQKDIYIKLLDDLKAANSLFINNKTLTGGDLFFKADSDVNGIVNWKKFCNSLSLRLLTRILGKDGEVNVRERIQEIINNPTIYPVFQSNADGVKVDITGIFPLMPPIARPQDFTTGRAASEFFVETLKANNDPRMAMFFSQAKDPKTNANLGYLGAPSGYAFGTVFSYQPSNLNQNLAKAPLKLLVYPYAELQFILAELAFKGVIQGNAKTYYENGVKAAIEQWGAVVPANYFDNPVVAYGTGGMKKIMLQKYVALFFVDQQQWFEKRRTGFPELPNNGGLLNGGNLPQRLMYPTNTRVLNKENYQAAVQQMGGDDINVKVWWSK; this is translated from the coding sequence ATGAAAAAGTTAATCTATATATGTTCATTTCTTGCTCTTGTGGGCAGTACTGTTTCATGTGACAGAAGTCTTGATGAGATCAATAAAGATACCAGTCGAATTAATGTACCTGTTGCCAGTGCCCTTCTGGTTCCTATCCAATATAATATGGCTGCGGTAGGATACAACAGAGCTAACGATTTTACCTTTGATCTTATGCAGGTATCCCTGGATTTTCCAAACGAAGGAAATTCATTGAGTCGTTATTATTTAACAGAAAGAACAGGAAATGGATATTGGGATAATTCTTACCGATGGCTGAAACAGGTGGATGACCTTAAGAAAGCAGCCATTTCTGAAGGTGATAAAAATTATCAGGCGATTTCAATGGTACTGAATGCGTGGATGTATTCCAACCTTACTGATACCTATGGAGATGTTCCATTTTCCGAAGCTTCACAATTGGATGATAAGATTATGTATCCGAAATTTGACAGACAAAAGGATATTTATATCAAATTGTTGGATGATTTAAAGGCTGCCAATTCTCTTTTTATCAATAATAAGACACTTACCGGAGGAGACTTATTCTTTAAAGCAGATTCGGATGTTAATGGAATTGTCAACTGGAAAAAATTCTGTAATTCTCTTTCTTTGAGATTATTGACCAGAATCTTAGGTAAAGATGGAGAAGTAAACGTTAGAGAAAGAATTCAGGAAATTATAAATAATCCCACAATATATCCTGTTTTTCAAAGTAATGCAGATGGTGTAAAAGTAGATATAACAGGAATTTTCCCATTGATGCCACCCATTGCAAGACCTCAGGACTTTACAACAGGAAGAGCCGCTTCAGAATTCTTTGTAGAAACGTTGAAAGCAAATAATGACCCCCGTATGGCTATGTTTTTCTCACAGGCAAAAGATCCGAAAACAAATGCTAATTTAGGATATTTAGGAGCTCCTTCGGGATATGCATTTGGAACTGTATTTAGCTATCAGCCATCCAACCTTAACCAAAATCTGGCCAAAGCACCTTTGAAACTCTTAGTCTATCCGTATGCAGAGCTTCAGTTTATCCTCGCAGAGCTGGCCTTTAAGGGAGTAATCCAGGGAAATGCAAAAACCTATTATGAAAACGGAGTAAAGGCTGCCATTGAACAATGGGGAGCTGTAGTTCCCGCCAACTATTTCGATAATCCGGTTGTGGCTTATGGAACAGGGGGAATGAAGAAAATTATGCTTCAGAAATATGTTGCCCTATTCTTTGTAGATCAGCAGCAATGGTTTGAAAAAAGAAGAACCGGCTTCCCGGAGCTTCCTAATAATGGAGGCCTTTTAAATGGTGGTAACCTTCCTCAGCGATTAATGTATCCAACCAATACCAGAGTATTAAATAAAGAAAACTATCAGGCCGCAGTTCAGCAGATGGGCGGAGATGATATCAATGTAAAAGTCTGGTGGAGTAAATAA
- a CDS encoding glycerophosphodiester phosphodiesterase produces the protein MKNFILGLAILSTVVMKAQTQIIAHRGYFQAQPPTTENSIKSLENAQKLKVYGSEFDVRMTKDGVLVINHDEHHGEMEISETSFKELEALRLSNGEKFPTLKDYLKQGKKDTSVKLIVEIKPDKTPEIENEITQKTIKMIKDMKLESQTEFISFSLNICKEIKKLTPSFKVQYLNGELSPEQIKKEGLDGMDYHYSVFQKNPTWIAEAKTLGLITNSWTVNDVAVYDELKKQGIGFVTTNIPEQLKNK, from the coding sequence ATGAAAAATTTTATCTTAGGGTTAGCAATTTTAAGTACAGTTGTAATGAAAGCACAAACTCAGATCATTGCTCATAGAGGATATTTCCAGGCACAGCCCCCTACAACGGAAAATTCTATTAAATCATTAGAAAATGCCCAAAAATTAAAAGTTTATGGTTCTGAATTTGACGTAAGAATGACAAAAGACGGAGTATTGGTCATCAATCATGATGAACACCATGGGGAAATGGAAATCTCTGAAACATCATTCAAGGAACTGGAAGCTTTACGGCTATCCAACGGTGAGAAGTTTCCTACTTTAAAAGATTATTTAAAGCAAGGGAAAAAAGATACTTCTGTAAAACTGATCGTGGAGATCAAACCAGATAAAACTCCTGAGATTGAAAATGAGATCACTCAGAAGACGATCAAGATGATCAAGGATATGAAACTTGAATCTCAAACTGAATTCATTTCTTTCAGCCTGAACATCTGCAAAGAAATCAAAAAACTGACACCATCATTTAAAGTTCAGTATCTGAATGGAGAATTGTCACCTGAGCAGATCAAAAAAGAAGGTCTTGACGGAATGGATTATCACTATAGTGTTTTCCAGAAAAACCCAACATGGATTGCTGAAGCTAAAACTTTAGGGCTTATCACCAATTCATGGACGGTAAATGACGTTGCGGTATATGATGAACTGAAAAAGCAGGGAATCGGCTTTGTGACCACAAACATTCCTGAGCAGCTGAAAAATAAATAA
- a CDS encoding calcineurin-like phosphoesterase C-terminal domain-containing protein, with protein MPCMLVSAMAFSQSSVSGYVYEDSNKNQKKENREKGIEGVAVSNGVQVVLTDKNGRYSLPVQEDQTIFVIKPSGYQTALNNNNLPQFYYHHKPKGSPADFKYKGVAPTGELPRELNFPLYKQNENKNFDILVFGDPQPYTEKELDYFKRGIVNEVKSTKQKAVLGISLGDLVGDNLSLQKPYAEVMKEVGLPWYNVMGNHDMNYDAKDDQLSDETFESNFGPANYSFNYGNVHFIILDDILYPDPRDGKGYWGGFREDQLQFIENDLKLVDKNKLIVVSFHIPLEHTNEDSFRNADRQKLFDFLHPFQNVLLLSAHTHIQQQIFYGKKAGWNGIRELHEYNVGTTCGDWYSGTADEAGLPTSTMRDGTAKGYSFISFTDNQYKVKYKTAGKPEDYQIKLYVPKVIPFPSKTSAKVLANFFMGSKKDKVEYRIDNGKWEEMEYDETIDPNFALSVFKWDTTDKILQGRRPSNPELSKHIWEADFPKKLTLGKHKVEVRAVDMYGNQFLASEEFEVQKAIQIP; from the coding sequence ATGCCATGTATGCTGGTGTCGGCAATGGCTTTTTCCCAATCTTCTGTTTCAGGATATGTGTATGAAGACAGCAACAAGAACCAAAAGAAAGAAAATCGCGAAAAAGGAATAGAAGGCGTTGCTGTTTCCAATGGTGTTCAGGTGGTATTAACTGATAAAAATGGGCGTTACAGTTTGCCTGTTCAGGAAGATCAGACCATTTTTGTAATCAAACCATCAGGATATCAAACCGCTTTAAACAATAATAATCTTCCTCAGTTTTATTACCATCATAAACCAAAAGGTTCTCCGGCAGATTTTAAATATAAAGGCGTTGCGCCAACGGGAGAGCTTCCCAGGGAACTGAATTTTCCACTTTACAAACAGAATGAAAACAAAAATTTTGATATTCTGGTATTTGGAGATCCACAGCCTTACACAGAGAAAGAATTGGATTATTTCAAAAGAGGAATCGTCAACGAGGTGAAAAGCACCAAACAAAAAGCGGTTTTGGGAATCAGTTTGGGTGATTTGGTAGGTGACAACCTAAGTTTACAGAAACCTTATGCTGAGGTAATGAAGGAAGTAGGATTGCCTTGGTATAATGTAATGGGAAATCATGATATGAACTATGATGCCAAAGATGATCAACTTTCAGATGAAACCTTTGAATCCAACTTTGGTCCTGCCAATTATTCATTCAACTATGGAAATGTACATTTCATTATCTTAGATGATATCTTATATCCTGATCCAAGAGACGGAAAAGGCTACTGGGGTGGTTTCCGTGAAGATCAGCTTCAATTCATTGAAAATGATCTGAAATTAGTTGATAAAAATAAACTGATCGTAGTATCTTTCCATATTCCTCTGGAGCATACCAATGAAGATAGTTTCAGAAATGCTGACCGTCAGAAGTTATTTGATTTCTTACATCCTTTTCAGAATGTTTTGCTTTTATCAGCACATACTCACATTCAGCAACAAATTTTTTATGGGAAAAAAGCAGGTTGGAACGGGATCAGAGAACTGCATGAGTATAATGTTGGAACCACTTGTGGAGACTGGTATTCCGGTACTGCAGATGAAGCAGGGCTTCCTACTTCAACGATGAGAGATGGAACTGCAAAAGGATATTCTTTCATCAGCTTTACAGATAATCAGTACAAAGTAAAATACAAGACAGCCGGAAAACCGGAGGATTATCAGATCAAATTATATGTTCCAAAGGTGATTCCGTTCCCGTCAAAAACTTCTGCAAAAGTTTTAGCTAACTTTTTCATGGGAAGTAAAAAAGATAAGGTAGAATACAGAATAGATAATGGCAAATGGGAAGAAATGGAATATGATGAAACGATAGACCCGAATTTTGCTCTTTCTGTTTTCAAATGGGATACCACAGATAAAATCCTTCAGGGAAGAAGACCTTCCAATCCTGAATTATCAAAACATATCTGGGAAGCAGATTTTCCTAAAAAATTAACATTAGGAAAACACAAAGTTGAGGTTAGAGCTGTAGACATGTATGGAAATCAATTCTTAGCTTCAGAAGAATTTGAAGTACAGAAAGCGATCCAGATTCCTTAA
- a CDS encoding 3-ketoacyl-ACP reductase has product MNINGKNAIVTGGGRGLGKAVALALANEGVNVAITGRNEENLKNTVDEIQKLGVNSAYAVFTIDDEAAVKAGIETLAEKLGGVDILVNNAGIGDFGAIEDMPSETWEQVIKTNLFGVYYAAKAVHPLMKAKGEGDIVNVASTAGLKGGPNMSAYAASKAAVVSLSQSMMAEWRKQNIRVITLTPSTIASDMSIQGGLTDGNPDKVLQPEDFAEWVRDILKMNRRALIANGSIFSTNP; this is encoded by the coding sequence ATGAATATAAACGGAAAAAATGCCATCGTGACAGGTGGTGGAAGAGGATTAGGAAAAGCTGTAGCCCTAGCTTTAGCCAATGAAGGAGTGAACGTTGCTATTACAGGAAGAAACGAAGAAAATCTTAAAAATACAGTTGATGAAATCCAAAAGCTAGGCGTAAATTCTGCGTATGCCGTATTCACTATCGATGATGAAGCCGCAGTAAAAGCAGGAATCGAAACTTTAGCTGAAAAACTGGGTGGAGTAGATATTCTTGTGAACAATGCAGGAATCGGAGATTTCGGAGCTATTGAAGATATGCCGTCTGAAACGTGGGAGCAGGTGATCAAAACCAATTTATTTGGAGTGTATTATGCTGCTAAAGCTGTTCATCCATTGATGAAAGCTAAAGGAGAAGGAGATATTGTAAACGTTGCTTCTACTGCAGGTCTAAAAGGCGGACCTAATATGTCTGCTTATGCCGCTTCAAAAGCCGCTGTAGTTTCTTTATCTCAATCGATGATGGCTGAATGGAGAAAACAAAATATCCGTGTTATCACACTGACGCCAAGTACAATTGCTTCTGATATGAGTATCCAGGGTGGTCTTACGGACGGAAATCCTGATAAAGTATTGCAACCTGAAGACTTCGCAGAATGGGTAAGAGACATTCTGAAAATGAACAGAAGAGCATTAATCGCTAATGGTTCTATTTTCTCTACTAATCCATAG
- a CDS encoding TonB-dependent receptor: MRKVKIVLGLLFLGFGTMAYAQTTQASIVGKVTGPGSMAQEKVKVTIINESTGFRTETETNSKGEYIFKEIPLGGPYTVIVNDDKREGYNVNFGDQVTVNMDLGNEKHIEEVKITGNLKNKIGNLGAATAISAKNIGILPVNGRNFTNLTELSPLSGKGGNLSGQLGSSTNFTIDGMTAKNPTSAGSTTSRSGAPFSISIEAVREFKITTNQYDVTLGRSGGGTVSAVTKSGTNKFSGSAWEYLRANWLSSPYDIRGNKRQNDFSTSQFGFSLGGPIIKNKLHFFAAWDHQLDSRPLIIADIRSKDDEKRFNTTTETLNRFLDIARAKYGVGNTPQFGSFDKVRNSDAAFLRLDWQINEKHLLTLRNNFTYDLNKNGLGDNTSINFFESYGNDKNLDNSLLLTLRSNLKPNLTNELKAQYLYTFQDSYQNDELGRPVPRAIVEGVASSAGSTNIQIGGHRFAQESFRNNVFQIVDNLYYNTDKVKYTFGADLMYTTSKSVYGSEVNGRFHFKEDPDKKISSLDNFNNLKPYRFYREVPLMDDPSVRSNIWNIGVYGQFQTKIAKGLDLMAGLRLDYGGYPKAELNQKLLDEMGIRTDNKIQSFVIQPRFQFEWNINEQNKDFLKFGAGIFSSDINNYMIINNLVFDGKHLATVDVDPATVGLTPDFNSYRNNYGSIPTLAKEQVPTINYTGKDAKIPIVYKANISYTHFFNDRFRAGLAAYMALGRNNYYYYDRNMVANPFFTLDNEGGRGVYVPTSAINGAKIDWKEGRINKNFGRVLELVSDGKVNQFSFVVDTSYRYWKDGEITASYTWSDIKDNTSYNGNVANSATLSTMVQGDPRDLRMTYSDNQFRNKVVIYGNSPTIAGFTLGIRYSGIGGTRFSMTAGGNINGDFVDSNDLAYIFPNIAQSIIDDPNVGKALKDYVSEYNGKIAERNGGKNGFYGVWDLRIAKKIKFDKIGAFELSVDIFNVANLLNKEWGVNESYGNTSMYRIKSFDPVTKRFEYTKNVSGNGLAPLSGNPYQIQIGAKYSF; the protein is encoded by the coding sequence GGACGGAAACAGAAACGAACTCAAAAGGAGAGTATATCTTTAAAGAAATTCCTTTGGGTGGGCCATATACGGTGATTGTAAATGATGATAAAAGAGAAGGCTACAATGTCAACTTTGGAGATCAGGTAACGGTGAATATGGATTTGGGTAATGAAAAACATATTGAAGAAGTAAAAATTACCGGAAACCTGAAAAACAAAATCGGAAACCTGGGAGCAGCTACTGCCATTTCTGCAAAGAACATCGGTATCCTGCCAGTAAACGGACGAAACTTTACTAATCTTACGGAGCTATCACCTTTAAGTGGAAAAGGAGGAAACCTTTCCGGGCAGCTGGGATCTTCTACCAACTTTACCATTGATGGGATGACCGCTAAAAACCCAACTTCTGCGGGATCTACTACCAGTCGAAGTGGTGCACCTTTCTCAATCTCAATTGAAGCCGTACGTGAATTTAAAATTACCACTAACCAATATGATGTCACATTAGGTAGAAGTGGTGGTGGAACAGTAAGTGCCGTTACCAAATCCGGTACGAATAAATTTTCCGGAAGTGCCTGGGAATACTTAAGAGCCAACTGGCTTTCCAGCCCCTATGACATCAGGGGAAATAAAAGACAAAATGATTTCTCTACTTCACAGTTTGGATTCTCTTTAGGAGGTCCCATCATCAAAAATAAACTTCATTTCTTCGCAGCATGGGATCACCAGTTGGATTCAAGGCCTTTGATTATTGCTGATATCAGGTCCAAGGATGATGAGAAGAGATTCAACACTACAACAGAAACGCTTAATAGGTTTTTAGACATTGCAAGGGCTAAATATGGCGTTGGGAACACGCCTCAGTTTGGGAGCTTTGACAAAGTGAGAAATTCTGATGCTGCGTTTTTACGTTTAGACTGGCAGATTAATGAGAAACATTTACTGACACTGAGGAATAATTTCACTTACGATCTCAATAAAAATGGACTTGGTGATAACACCAGCATCAATTTCTTTGAATCCTATGGGAATGATAAAAACCTTGATAACAGTTTGTTATTAACTTTAAGGTCAAACCTAAAGCCCAATTTAACCAATGAATTGAAAGCTCAGTATTTATATACTTTCCAGGATAGTTATCAAAATGATGAATTAGGAAGACCTGTACCGAGAGCGATTGTTGAAGGAGTGGCATCAAGTGCAGGATCTACAAATATCCAGATCGGTGGGCATCGTTTTGCCCAGGAAAGCTTCAGAAATAATGTTTTCCAGATTGTAGATAATTTATATTATAATACAGACAAAGTAAAATATACGTTTGGGGCTGATTTAATGTATACCACTTCAAAATCGGTGTATGGAAGTGAGGTGAACGGAAGGTTTCACTTTAAGGAAGATCCGGATAAAAAAATAAGCAGTCTTGATAATTTCAATAACCTTAAGCCTTACAGGTTTTATAGAGAAGTTCCTTTAATGGACGATCCATCAGTAAGGTCTAATATCTGGAATATCGGTGTTTACGGACAATTCCAGACTAAGATTGCCAAAGGATTAGATTTGATGGCTGGTTTGAGATTGGATTATGGAGGATATCCAAAGGCAGAACTCAATCAGAAATTGCTTGATGAAATGGGAATCAGAACGGATAATAAGATTCAATCTTTTGTCATCCAGCCAAGATTCCAGTTTGAATGGAATATCAACGAACAAAATAAAGACTTCCTGAAGTTTGGAGCAGGAATATTCTCTTCAGATATCAACAATTATATGATTATCAATAACCTGGTGTTTGATGGGAAACATTTAGCAACAGTAGATGTGGATCCGGCAACAGTTGGACTGACACCGGATTTTAACAGTTATAGAAATAATTATGGTTCAATTCCTACACTTGCCAAGGAGCAGGTTCCAACCATCAACTATACCGGAAAAGATGCTAAAATTCCAATCGTTTACAAGGCAAATATCTCCTATACCCACTTCTTTAATGATCGTTTCAGAGCAGGATTGGCAGCCTACATGGCTTTAGGTAGAAATAACTACTATTACTATGACAGAAATATGGTTGCTAACCCTTTCTTTACATTGGATAATGAAGGAGGAAGAGGAGTGTATGTGCCTACTTCAGCAATAAACGGAGCAAAAATTGACTGGAAAGAAGGAAGAATCAATAAGAACTTCGGAAGAGTATTGGAATTGGTAAGTGATGGAAAAGTCAATCAGTTCTCATTTGTAGTGGACACCAGCTACCGTTATTGGAAAGATGGGGAAATCACAGCGAGTTATACCTGGTCTGATATTAAAGATAATACTTCATATAACGGAAATGTAGCGAATTCAGCAACACTGTCTACGATGGTCCAGGGAGATCCGAGAGATTTGAGAATGACTTATTCTGATAACCAGTTCCGTAATAAAGTGGTTATTTATGGAAATTCACCTACCATTGCAGGATTTACATTGGGAATCAGATATTCAGGAATTGGAGGGACACGTTTCTCTATGACAGCTGGAGGAAATATTAACGGAGATTTCGTGGATAGCAATGATCTTGCTTATATCTTCCCGAATATTGCCCAGTCTATCATTGATGATCCTAATGTAGGGAAGGCATTGAAAGACTATGTGAGCGAATATAACGGTAAAATTGCAGAACGTAATGGGGGTAAAAATGGATTTTATGGCGTTTGGGATTTACGCATAGCCAAGAAAATAAAATTTGATAAAATCGGTGCATTTGAACTTTCTGTAGATATCTTTAACGTAGCCAACCTGCTTAATAAAGAATGGGGGGTGAATGAATCGTATGGAAATACCTCAATGTATAGAATTAAAAGCTTCGATCCTGTTACCAAAAGGTTTGAATATACAAAAAATGTAAGTGGAAACGGTTTAGCTCCTCTTTCAGGAAATCCGTATCAGATTCAGATTGGAGCGAAGTACAGTTTTTAA